Proteins from a genomic interval of Kaistia defluvii:
- the clpS gene encoding ATP-dependent Clp protease adapter ClpS: MSKEPRRSDDGDNDIGVVTKTRPKIKRPNLYRVLLLNDDYTPMEFVVHVVERFFNKNREEATQIMLHVHQHGVGECGVFTYEVAETKVTQVMDFARKHQHPLQCVMERK, translated from the coding sequence ATGAGCAAAGAACCTCGTCGTTCCGATGATGGCGACAACGACATTGGCGTCGTCACCAAAACACGGCCGAAAATCAAACGGCCGAACCTGTATCGCGTTCTGCTTTTGAACGACGACTACACGCCGATGGAATTCGTCGTGCATGTCGTCGAGCGGTTCTTCAACAAGAACCGGGAAGAGGCGACGCAGATCATGCTGCATGTGCATCAGCATGGTGTGGGGGAGTGTGGTGTCTTCACCTATGAAGTGGCCGAGACCAAGGTCACCCAGGTGATGGATTTCGCGCGCAAACACCAACATCCGCTGCAATGCGTGATGGAAAGGAAGTGA